One window from the genome of Gimesia aquarii encodes:
- a CDS encoding serine hydrolase domain-containing protein: protein MSCQWSVKHLNFLLLIPCLFIATHVQAQEIAPADLETFVDSVAMESIEKQASIGLSIGIARGDQIVLAKGYGSADLELDVPATEKMVYRIGSITKQFTAAAILLLVEEGKIKLDDPLTKFLPDYPTQSHVVTLRHLLQHTSGIKSFTSLPNYRQLLSQNVTHEDILARFKEMPFNFEPGTKFKYCNSGYYLLGMVIENVSELSYDEFLQTRVFKPLKMNTTYYDKASPIIPNRASGYSRWGGKLRNAGFINMKQPFAAGAMASTVTDLILWQRGLHNNSLLKPESYQLMTTRGTLSDGKAINYGLGTFIRKINGKQTIGHGGGITGFRSDLIYYPKLDLTIVVLANCDRTNPARISKQIAAHLIKSKTKNLEKP, encoded by the coding sequence ATGAGCTGTCAATGGTCTGTTAAGCATTTGAATTTTCTACTACTAATACCCTGCCTCTTCATTGCAACACACGTCCAAGCCCAGGAGATCGCTCCTGCTGATCTGGAAACGTTTGTTGATTCCGTCGCAATGGAATCGATCGAAAAGCAAGCCAGTATTGGCTTGAGCATCGGCATTGCGCGCGGAGACCAAATTGTTCTCGCCAAGGGATATGGATCTGCTGATCTGGAACTCGATGTACCGGCAACAGAAAAAATGGTCTATCGAATTGGCTCGATTACGAAACAGTTCACCGCCGCTGCAATTCTTTTGCTCGTCGAAGAAGGAAAAATCAAACTCGATGATCCACTAACGAAATTTCTGCCCGACTATCCCACTCAATCGCATGTGGTAACTCTACGGCATTTGTTGCAACACACTTCAGGAATCAAAAGTTTCACGAGCCTGCCTAACTACCGTCAATTGTTGTCTCAAAACGTAACGCATGAAGATATTTTGGCACGCTTCAAAGAGATGCCGTTTAATTTTGAACCAGGTACGAAATTCAAATATTGCAACTCAGGTTACTATCTGCTGGGAATGGTCATCGAAAATGTGTCTGAACTCTCTTACGACGAATTCTTACAAACACGAGTCTTTAAACCATTAAAGATGAATACAACTTACTACGACAAAGCCAGCCCAATCATACCGAATCGAGCCAGCGGCTATTCTCGCTGGGGTGGCAAACTCCGCAATGCGGGATTTATCAACATGAAGCAACCATTTGCAGCAGGTGCGATGGCTTCAACCGTGACTGACCTCATTCTCTGGCAGCGCGGCTTGCACAACAACAGCCTGCTCAAACCCGAATCATATCAATTAATGACTACGCGAGGCACACTTTCTGACGGTAAAGCGATCAATTATGGGCTGGGCACCTTTATACGAAAGATTAACGGCAAGCAAACCATCGGTCACGGTGGCGGCATTACGGGCTTTCGTTCCGACCTGATTTATTATCCGAAGCTAGACCTGACGATTGTCGTGCTCGCTAACTGTGATCGCACAAATCCCGCCCGAATTTCAAAACAAATCGCCGCTCACTTGATCAAATCAAAAACAAAAAACCTGGAAAAACCATAA
- a CDS encoding DUF7873 family protein codes for MSKLNQIIAIANGKKTKTTREITETYKKVQKSALFDGITRTYQPLDDEGETFPPEKKNIQYSVPNAIEEVSKSLAGLFDIVATQDWANTKATADIVVDGQTILSDVPVTYMLFLEKQLHDVQTFVSSLPTLDPAENWEWSDAANCYASEAAQTNKTKKMLRNHVKAEATEHHPAQVETYSEDVVVGKWNTIKFSGAIPATEKSNLLERVGRIVDAVKFARETANMSEVTSVNVSQPLFKFLFDVTPPSE; via the coding sequence ATGTCGAAACTGAATCAGATTATTGCCATTGCGAATGGTAAGAAAACCAAGACCACTCGTGAGATTACAGAGACATACAAAAAAGTTCAAAAGTCTGCTTTGTTTGACGGGATTACTCGTACCTATCAGCCATTGGATGATGAGGGCGAAACATTTCCACCAGAAAAGAAAAATATACAGTATTCTGTCCCCAATGCGATCGAAGAAGTCTCGAAATCTTTGGCAGGATTATTTGACATCGTGGCGACACAAGATTGGGCGAACACCAAAGCAACTGCCGATATAGTTGTTGATGGCCAGACCATACTGAGCGATGTCCCCGTGACCTATATGCTTTTTCTTGAGAAACAGTTACATGACGTTCAGACGTTTGTTTCTTCGTTGCCAACACTCGATCCTGCTGAGAACTGGGAGTGGTCAGATGCCGCGAATTGCTATGCCTCTGAAGCTGCACAAACGAATAAGACGAAGAAAATGTTGCGAAACCATGTGAAGGCCGAAGCGACAGAACATCATCCAGCACAAGTCGAGACTTACAGCGAGGATGTCGTTGTTGGTAAATGGAATACAATCAAATTTTCAGGTGCGATTCCAGCGACAGAGAAGAGTAACTTACTTGAACGTGTTGGCCGCATTGTTGATGCTGTCAAATTCGCACGCGAGACGGCGAATATGTCGGAAGTGACATCCGTTAATGTTTCTCAACCTTTATTCAAATTCTTGTTTGATGTGACACCTCCATCTGAATGA
- the pckA gene encoding phosphoenolpyruvate carboxykinase (ATP) — MSSFDLSEHGINVEWVMRNPDPSMLYEEAIRYEPGASISDTGALIAYSGDKTGRSPKDKRVVKHKKSEADIWWGDVNYPLDQHAFFCNRERATDYLNICPHLYVIDAFAGWDPEYQIKVRVICSRPYHALFMHNMLIRPTEEQLENFGKPDYVIYNAGTFPANRFTTGMTSKTSVDLSVEDGEIVILGTEYAGEMKKGIFTVMNYLMPKRGILSMHCSATADRESGRSSVLFGLSGTGKTTLSADPKRYLIGDDEHCWTDNGIFNIEGGCYAKAIYLSRENEPEIFQALRYGAVLENVVYDEADHHVDFDDTSFTQNTRGAYPIEYMPSAKIPCVADHPNDVIFLTCDAFGVLPPVSKLTPEQAMYHFISGYTAKVAGTEMGVTEPEATFSPCFGGPFLVWHPGKYADLLAEKIKKYNANVWLVNTGWNGGAYGVGERISLKATRAIIDAIHSGVLNHAPTEIDPIFGMATITKCPGVDDKLLVPHNSWADQSAYKETAVKLATAFNNNFMKYASGVSEEVIAAAPQV; from the coding sequence ATGTCGTCGTTTGATCTATCCGAGCATGGAATTAACGTGGAATGGGTCATGCGGAACCCTGATCCCTCGATGTTATATGAAGAAGCCATTCGCTATGAGCCGGGAGCTTCGATTTCGGATACCGGAGCACTGATTGCCTATTCTGGCGACAAAACAGGTCGGTCTCCCAAAGATAAACGGGTCGTTAAACATAAAAAATCGGAAGCGGATATCTGGTGGGGAGATGTCAATTATCCACTCGATCAGCATGCCTTTTTCTGCAACCGCGAACGGGCAACCGACTATCTGAATATCTGCCCCCATTTATATGTGATTGATGCCTTTGCCGGTTGGGATCCTGAATATCAAATTAAAGTTCGTGTGATCTGCTCGCGTCCTTATCATGCTCTTTTTATGCATAACATGTTGATTCGACCTACTGAGGAACAACTGGAAAACTTCGGCAAGCCTGATTATGTGATCTACAATGCTGGAACGTTTCCCGCGAATCGATTCACAACCGGCATGACTTCTAAGACAAGCGTGGATCTGAGTGTTGAGGATGGCGAGATTGTGATTCTGGGCACAGAGTACGCAGGCGAAATGAAGAAGGGAATCTTCACCGTCATGAACTATCTGATGCCCAAGCGCGGAATCTTGTCGATGCATTGTTCGGCAACCGCGGATCGCGAGTCGGGGCGGTCGTCAGTACTATTTGGACTTTCAGGAACCGGAAAGACAACGCTTTCAGCCGACCCCAAGCGATATTTGATTGGCGATGATGAGCACTGCTGGACCGACAATGGTATCTTCAATATCGAAGGTGGCTGCTATGCGAAAGCGATCTATCTCTCACGTGAAAATGAGCCAGAAATTTTTCAGGCATTGCGTTACGGCGCGGTACTGGAAAACGTGGTGTATGACGAAGCCGATCATCATGTGGACTTTGATGATACGAGCTTCACACAAAATACACGTGGTGCTTACCCGATAGAATACATGCCCAGTGCAAAAATCCCGTGTGTTGCCGATCATCCTAATGATGTCATTTTCCTCACCTGCGATGCATTCGGTGTGCTACCTCCTGTCAGCAAATTGACTCCTGAGCAGGCCATGTACCACTTCATCAGCGGATATACTGCAAAGGTTGCTGGCACTGAAATGGGAGTCACAGAACCTGAGGCGACTTTTTCTCCCTGTTTTGGCGGACCGTTCCTAGTCTGGCATCCGGGAAAATATGCGGATCTGCTGGCGGAGAAAATCAAGAAGTACAATGCAAACGTCTGGTTGGTCAACACCGGTTGGAATGGGGGCGCGTATGGTGTGGGCGAACGCATCAGCCTGAAAGCCACACGGGCGATCATTGATGCCATCCATTCAGGGGTTCTCAATCATGCACCCACAGAGATCGATCCTATTTTTGGAATGGCTACGATTACGAAGTGCCCGGGTGTAGATGACAAGCTTCTAGTGCCCCATAATTCATGGGCCGATCAAAGTGCTTACAAGGAGACCGCAGTCAAACTGGCAACCGCCTTCAATAATAACTTCATGAAATACGCTTCAGGAGTCTCCGAAGAAGTCATCGCGGCTGCACCTCAGGTTTGA
- a CDS encoding NAD-dependent epimerase/dehydratase family protein — protein sequence MNILVTGGGGFLGLYIVEQLVEAGETVRVLCRGEYTRLKELNVETVQGDIRDTATVKQACEGIDSVFHTAAVSGIWGPWDYFHSINTQGTLNILDACKTEGVTRLIYTSSPSVVYDGAAHENANEYLPYSDQYLCHYPHTKMLAEKAVLAANGENGLATVALRPHLIWGPRDNHLIPRLIKRAKSGRLRQVGQGTNLISMSYVENAAAAHLQAAARLFHDSPVGGQAYFINEPEPVLLWEWINQLLQAADLPPVQKHISVKAAKRIGGVLEFLFRILHLPGEPPMTRFLASQLSSSHYYDISRARHDFGYHPIVDFEEAMRRMEPELKRLAAQ from the coding sequence ATGAATATACTCGTCACCGGGGGAGGCGGCTTCCTTGGTCTCTACATCGTCGAACAGTTAGTGGAAGCGGGGGAAACAGTCCGTGTGCTTTGTCGCGGAGAGTATACACGTCTTAAAGAATTGAATGTAGAAACTGTGCAGGGGGACATTCGAGATACCGCGACTGTGAAGCAGGCCTGTGAAGGAATCGATTCCGTTTTTCATACGGCAGCCGTTTCCGGTATCTGGGGGCCGTGGGATTATTTTCATAGTATTAACACACAGGGAACACTAAACATTCTGGACGCTTGCAAAACCGAAGGCGTGACCAGATTAATTTACACCAGCTCGCCCAGCGTGGTTTATGATGGTGCTGCCCATGAAAACGCGAATGAATATCTGCCCTATAGCGATCAGTACCTCTGTCATTATCCGCATACCAAAATGCTGGCCGAAAAAGCAGTGCTGGCTGCGAATGGGGAAAACGGATTGGCGACAGTCGCGTTAAGACCGCACTTAATCTGGGGACCTCGTGATAATCACTTGATTCCACGATTGATCAAACGAGCGAAATCGGGCCGCTTGCGACAGGTGGGCCAGGGGACGAACCTGATTTCGATGAGCTATGTGGAAAACGCCGCTGCCGCTCATCTACAGGCCGCCGCGCGATTGTTTCATGATTCGCCTGTCGGGGGGCAGGCATATTTTATCAACGAGCCGGAACCTGTTTTATTATGGGAATGGATCAATCAATTATTGCAGGCAGCCGATTTACCGCCGGTTCAAAAACACATTTCCGTCAAAGCCGCCAAACGGATTGGGGGCGTATTGGAGTTTTTGTTTCGTATATTACATTTACCCGGTGAACCTCCGATGACCCGGTTTCTAGCTTCCCAATTGAGTAGTTCCCATTATTACGATATCAGCCGTGCCCGCCATGACTTTGGATATCATCCAATCGTAGACTTCGAAGAAGCGATGCGACGCATGGAGCCGGAACTAAAACGGTTGGCGGCACAGTAG
- a CDS encoding fatty acid CoA ligase family protein, translated as MSEQRNIAERLRQSAQVYPYQKAVVFPAGKDHQGRYTYSSLTFQQLDQESDRLARGLIQLGVKPGTRMALMVRPSLEFIALTFALFKAGAVIILIDPGMGGKNIIRCLSEVEPEGFVAIPLAQMIRKFKKRSFPKAHLNVTVGKPVLTSGIDYRWLLGGDWKPLPMVQRTLTDPAAIIFTSGSTGPPKGVAYEHGMFWSQVDFLRDYYQIQPGEVDLPGFPLFALFNSAMGVTTVIPDMNPTKPALVDPVRIIAQIKDQGVTQAFGSPAMWNRIGRYCEQHQVKLPSLKRILSAGAPVPVHVIERMRQTFSNSETDINTPYGATESLPVASICGREVIEETSEQTRSGAGTCVGAPFPGVQVKIIEIHNEPIESIEQATELPAGEIGEIIVQGPMATREYFLRPEATRLAKIPDGEQFWHRMGDVGYRDEAGKLWFCGRKAHIVETTQGAMFTIRCEAIFNEHPRIYRSALVGVGAKPNQKPVMIVEPEQGEFPESKPDREQLTQELLALGQANSLTQSIETVLFHRSLPVDIRHNVKIFREKLVPWAEKQIG; from the coding sequence ATGTCTGAACAACGCAATATTGCTGAGCGGCTTCGTCAGTCAGCTCAAGTTTATCCCTATCAGAAAGCGGTTGTCTTTCCTGCAGGAAAGGATCACCAGGGGCGCTATACCTACAGTAGTTTGACATTTCAACAACTTGATCAGGAAAGTGATCGCCTGGCGCGCGGCCTGATTCAACTGGGTGTGAAACCCGGAACCCGAATGGCATTGATGGTACGTCCCAGCCTGGAATTCATCGCGCTGACGTTTGCCTTGTTTAAAGCAGGAGCTGTGATCATTCTTATCGATCCGGGCATGGGGGGAAAAAATATTATTCGTTGTTTGTCGGAAGTAGAACCGGAAGGCTTTGTTGCAATCCCACTGGCTCAAATGATTCGCAAATTCAAAAAAAGATCTTTTCCGAAAGCACACTTGAATGTGACTGTGGGAAAACCGGTGTTGACGTCAGGCATTGACTACCGCTGGTTACTCGGTGGTGACTGGAAGCCGTTACCAATGGTCCAGCGAACACTGACTGATCCTGCAGCGATTATTTTTACGAGTGGCAGCACAGGTCCTCCCAAAGGAGTGGCATACGAACACGGTATGTTCTGGTCACAGGTTGATTTTTTGCGGGATTATTATCAGATTCAACCTGGTGAGGTCGATTTACCAGGCTTTCCATTATTTGCACTCTTTAATTCGGCAATGGGAGTGACAACGGTGATTCCCGATATGAACCCAACCAAGCCGGCACTTGTAGATCCGGTCAGGATCATTGCACAAATAAAGGATCAAGGAGTGACACAGGCCTTTGGATCTCCCGCCATGTGGAATCGGATTGGCCGGTATTGCGAACAGCATCAAGTAAAACTACCTTCACTCAAACGAATCTTGTCAGCAGGGGCTCCGGTCCCGGTGCATGTAATTGAACGCATGCGACAGACCTTTTCTAATTCAGAAACGGATATCAATACGCCGTATGGTGCAACCGAATCATTGCCGGTGGCTTCGATTTGTGGACGGGAAGTGATTGAAGAAACCTCAGAGCAGACCCGGTCAGGGGCGGGGACCTGTGTGGGCGCTCCGTTTCCGGGCGTCCAGGTTAAGATTATTGAGATTCACAATGAGCCGATTGAATCTATTGAGCAAGCTACAGAGCTTCCTGCAGGTGAAATTGGGGAAATCATAGTACAAGGTCCGATGGCAACGCGAGAATACTTTCTGCGACCAGAGGCAACACGGCTTGCAAAAATTCCAGATGGAGAACAGTTCTGGCATCGCATGGGTGATGTTGGTTATCGTGATGAAGCAGGAAAACTCTGGTTCTGTGGTCGGAAAGCTCATATCGTTGAAACCACACAAGGAGCCATGTTTACCATTCGTTGTGAAGCAATCTTTAATGAACACCCACGGATTTATCGTAGTGCATTGGTCGGAGTCGGCGCGAAACCAAATCAGAAACCGGTGATGATTGTTGAGCCGGAGCAGGGAGAATTTCCTGAGAGCAAGCCAGACCGTGAACAACTTACTCAGGAGCTGTTGGCGTTAGGGCAGGCCAATTCATTAACGCAGTCGATTGAAACGGTTTTATTCCATCGCTCTCTACCCGTTGATATTCGGCATAATGTAAAAATCTTTCGTGAAAAACTAGTACCCTGGGCAGAGAAACAAATCGGATGA
- a CDS encoding formylmethanofuran dehydrogenase subunit C has translation MALTLTLKQTLKVPLEVNSVNHESVSQQPVDKVRALPVLHGNRKLTVDDFFDVQQSSAEEDLIVWSGDCSRVKHIGAGLVAGRIRVEGNAGMHLAAEMSGGEILVEGNVSDWIATEMKGGTLCIKGNAGDLVGAAYPGSKRGMNGGTILIHGNVGHEAGHRMRRGTIAIGGTSGDAIGFDMIAGSIFSFGSIGRRIGAGMRRGTIALFGESNEPEFLPTFKFSCVYHPTWLFFFLRQLRSSGFPVPEDCFDREYRRYCGDFLALGKGEILVRQ, from the coding sequence ATGGCTCTTACGCTGACTCTCAAGCAAACACTCAAGGTGCCTCTTGAAGTGAATTCCGTCAATCATGAATCGGTGAGTCAGCAACCGGTTGATAAAGTACGTGCCTTACCCGTGTTACATGGTAATCGAAAACTGACAGTTGACGACTTTTTTGACGTGCAACAATCATCTGCGGAAGAAGACCTCATTGTCTGGTCGGGCGATTGTTCTCGAGTAAAGCATATTGGTGCAGGTTTGGTTGCAGGACGAATTCGCGTTGAAGGCAATGCCGGGATGCACCTGGCAGCAGAAATGTCTGGTGGCGAGATTCTGGTGGAGGGCAATGTCTCTGACTGGATTGCGACTGAGATGAAAGGCGGGACGCTGTGTATCAAAGGCAATGCCGGTGATCTGGTAGGGGCTGCCTATCCTGGTAGTAAACGGGGAATGAATGGCGGTACGATTTTGATTCATGGTAACGTGGGTCATGAAGCAGGTCACCGTATGCGCAGAGGGACAATCGCCATTGGGGGTACCTCGGGCGATGCGATTGGTTTCGATATGATTGCCGGCTCTATTTTTTCGTTTGGGTCTATCGGTAGACGTATAGGGGCTGGTATGCGTCGAGGCACGATTGCGTTATTCGGTGAGTCAAATGAACCGGAATTCTTACCGACCTTTAAGTTCTCATGTGTGTACCACCCAACCTGGCTCTTCTTTTTCTTACGACAATTGAGATCCTCCGGTTTTCCCGTTCCCGAAGATTGTTTTGATCGTGAATATCGACGATACTGTGGGGATTTTCTCGCACTTGGCAAGGGCGAAATTCTAGTCCGCCAGTGA
- a CDS encoding HEAT repeat domain-containing protein produces the protein MRQLLTAGLLFGICLLASDFAMAQTPDIKLLITDLNSENEEKQALAAHTLGELGPISEPAVPALIRVVKGGSVASRSEAIIALGKIGPGAAAAVPELTKILRGHSVILKFNTLQALRLIGPASKPAAKQIATLLESNNSYIKVAAAWALWSIDPDNKANLDQVIKVLLSSLDIPINEVRSDAAVALSEIGAPAVKPLLNKLKSEYKANHTDQCEQICDVIAQMGVQGEAAIPTLLKALKSEDTDLVWRSAHALGAINAKPKKVVPALITLLNNTSPEIRAHAALALGDFGAKAKAAVPELIKLLSDSDLNVKLDAAAALGEIGPDASAAVPELSKAMQAGPTALTLNSASALAAIGEASVPTLKKLLDDNSPLKLLAAHVLGEIGGSSESAIPALLKLIDSPDANLRETAIISLGDIGPAAIKAEPQLLKIMETGTGKTRNTAVYALSKIGSKKALPLFKKYAAASDEDERFRLVCSWALVRANPTDPETVKAALPGLIKVLADENPVVRREAANAISLSGPLAESATPSLSQALKKEQDQRVVAELITALAEIGPPAASAIPLITPYLDSRDPILRVVATYAMARFGKSAKSVVPIMEKELAKHDEEENAVTLWALTKIDPSPTRAKAAAPILTKLVTEHPDPNARLEAAISLGEFGINTPKIKAALETASKDQDPQVKKAAEAALKKLSS, from the coding sequence ATGCGTCAGTTACTAACCGCAGGACTTCTTTTCGGAATTTGTTTGCTCGCTTCTGACTTTGCTATGGCGCAAACTCCTGATATCAAATTGCTGATTACTGACTTAAATAGCGAGAATGAAGAGAAGCAAGCGTTAGCCGCTCATACGTTAGGAGAACTGGGGCCTATTTCCGAACCAGCAGTTCCGGCCTTAATTCGTGTAGTTAAAGGAGGCTCAGTGGCTTCTCGTAGTGAAGCCATCATCGCATTGGGAAAAATTGGTCCTGGTGCCGCCGCTGCGGTTCCTGAACTGACAAAAATCCTGCGTGGCCATTCGGTTATTCTGAAATTTAATACATTGCAAGCCTTAAGGCTCATTGGTCCCGCTTCAAAACCTGCAGCGAAACAAATTGCCACTCTCCTGGAAAGCAACAACTCTTACATCAAAGTAGCTGCAGCCTGGGCACTTTGGTCCATCGACCCAGATAATAAAGCAAATTTGGATCAAGTTATCAAAGTGCTATTGAGTAGTCTGGATATCCCCATTAACGAAGTTCGATCAGACGCTGCTGTAGCTCTGTCAGAAATTGGTGCCCCCGCTGTAAAACCGTTGCTGAATAAATTGAAATCAGAATACAAAGCCAATCATACAGATCAGTGCGAGCAAATCTGCGATGTGATTGCTCAGATGGGTGTACAAGGTGAAGCAGCGATTCCCACTCTTCTTAAAGCCTTGAAGTCAGAAGACACCGATCTCGTCTGGCGTTCAGCCCACGCTTTAGGTGCCATCAATGCGAAACCCAAAAAAGTTGTACCTGCTTTAATCACTTTGTTAAATAACACATCACCAGAGATACGCGCTCATGCTGCGCTTGCGCTGGGAGATTTTGGGGCAAAAGCGAAAGCGGCTGTTCCAGAATTAATCAAACTGCTTTCTGACTCTGATCTGAATGTCAAACTTGATGCGGCTGCGGCATTGGGAGAAATCGGTCCAGATGCTTCTGCCGCCGTCCCAGAACTTTCCAAAGCGATGCAGGCAGGACCGACAGCTCTGACACTGAATAGTGCCTCTGCATTGGCGGCCATCGGTGAAGCCTCTGTACCAACCTTAAAAAAACTACTTGACGATAATTCTCCTTTGAAACTTCTGGCTGCTCATGTTCTGGGCGAAATTGGAGGCTCCTCCGAATCAGCCATTCCGGCACTGCTCAAATTGATTGACTCACCAGATGCGAATCTTCGTGAAACAGCGATTATCAGTCTCGGAGACATTGGTCCGGCTGCGATCAAAGCAGAACCACAGCTTCTAAAAATCATGGAGACTGGAACTGGCAAAACCAGAAACACGGCCGTTTATGCACTCTCAAAAATTGGAAGTAAAAAAGCATTACCACTTTTCAAGAAATATGCTGCTGCTTCAGATGAAGATGAAAGATTTCGGCTCGTTTGCTCATGGGCACTGGTTAGAGCCAATCCAACTGATCCTGAAACAGTGAAAGCGGCATTACCAGGATTGATTAAAGTTCTCGCCGATGAGAACCCTGTCGTGCGTAGAGAAGCAGCCAATGCGATCTCGTTGAGTGGTCCTCTCGCAGAGTCCGCCACACCGAGTCTGAGTCAGGCACTTAAGAAAGAACAGGACCAGCGAGTCGTCGCTGAATTGATTACTGCTTTAGCAGAAATTGGTCCACCAGCCGCTTCCGCCATTCCCTTGATCACTCCTTACCTTGACTCTCGTGATCCGATTTTACGAGTCGTTGCTACTTATGCGATGGCTCGATTTGGTAAATCGGCGAAATCAGTAGTCCCTATTATGGAAAAAGAACTCGCAAAGCATGACGAAGAGGAAAACGCCGTTACACTCTGGGCATTAACAAAAATTGATCCCAGCCCTACCAGAGCCAAAGCTGCCGCCCCGATTCTGACAAAACTCGTCACGGAACACCCTGATCCCAACGCGCGCCTGGAAGCGGCAATCAGTCTGGGAGAATTTGGAATCAATACCCCCAAAATCAAAGCGGCTCTGGAAACCGCAAGCAAAGATCAGGATCCTCAAGTGAAAAAAGCGGCTGAAGCTGCACTCAAAAAACTGAGTAGTTAG
- a CDS encoding GNAT family N-acetyltransferase, producing the protein MITVAEINDIDQLDNFRLAWHALLGKTKGATFAHSPEWLEHYWEHFGQGLKLRVLLITLGNKVIGIVPLVVKPVTTKLGTIRVLTYPLDGWGAYYGQIGSNPAATMVTAIRHIHGSKRDWDLIDLRYIDQDGHDHKRTANALRSVGFQGSEAIWKQLPLVNTQETNWTSYLASRSSETQHIIKSAEQVISAKGHVAFYRSQMEDPTAPGWNPRWDLWAHFEQMDFRFGNQTTIAGGDFSNQRKLAFLREIHGPAVRAGRARIDALFIKNSLVACAYGLQHAAGTDYLALGRQEDAPRESVTYLITRMIQESIHEQEHSLNLALLGTELAGIWKNEERKSYRCSHFPIMVPRSQLFRINRWISQPAQKQKSSQATTTRKPALNVKNETDQDATIEITSDAPQDWLSENNKHSKGNRPGFRIVG; encoded by the coding sequence ATGATCACAGTTGCTGAAATCAACGACATCGATCAACTAGATAATTTTCGGCTGGCATGGCACGCCCTGCTGGGAAAGACGAAAGGTGCGACGTTTGCGCATTCTCCGGAATGGCTGGAGCATTACTGGGAACACTTCGGACAAGGACTCAAGCTAAGGGTCTTGCTAATCACATTAGGCAACAAGGTCATCGGCATTGTACCTCTGGTTGTAAAACCAGTCACAACCAAATTAGGTACGATACGTGTGCTGACTTATCCGCTGGATGGCTGGGGGGCATACTATGGACAGATTGGTTCCAATCCCGCTGCTACAATGGTCACTGCAATACGACATATCCACGGCTCCAAGCGAGATTGGGATCTCATCGACTTGCGCTATATCGACCAGGATGGCCATGATCACAAACGTACTGCCAATGCCTTAAGATCTGTTGGATTTCAGGGAAGTGAAGCCATCTGGAAACAGCTTCCACTTGTAAACACACAAGAGACAAATTGGACTTCTTATCTCGCCAGTCGATCATCAGAAACCCAGCACATCATTAAATCAGCGGAACAAGTCATTTCGGCAAAAGGCCATGTTGCCTTTTATCGATCACAAATGGAAGACCCGACAGCTCCCGGCTGGAATCCACGCTGGGATCTCTGGGCACATTTTGAACAAATGGATTTTCGTTTTGGTAACCAGACGACAATCGCCGGTGGTGATTTTTCCAATCAACGAAAACTAGCGTTCTTACGAGAAATTCACGGACCTGCGGTTCGAGCAGGAAGAGCGCGAATTGATGCATTGTTTATTAAAAACTCTCTGGTTGCTTGCGCCTATGGACTACAACATGCAGCAGGAACAGACTATTTGGCGCTCGGTCGGCAGGAAGATGCTCCCCGCGAGTCTGTGACGTATTTAATAACACGAATGATTCAAGAATCGATACATGAGCAAGAACATTCTCTGAATCTGGCGTTACTTGGTACAGAACTAGCGGGAATATGGAAGAATGAGGAGAGGAAAAGCTACCGCTGTTCCCACTTCCCCATCATGGTCCCCCGTTCGCAATTGTTTCGTATTAACCGTTGGATCTCTCAACCAGCGCAAAAACAAAAGTCATCTCAAGCTACTACTACTAGGAAACCGGCATTGAATGTGAAAAACGAAACAGATCAGGATGCCACAATTGAGATTACGAGTGACGCTCCACAAGACTGGTTATCAGAGAACAATAAGCACTCAAAAGGAAATCGCCCCGGTTTTCGAATTGTAGGTTAA